In Desulfomonile tiedjei DSM 6799, a genomic segment contains:
- a CDS encoding MBOAT family O-acyltransferase — protein sequence MIFNSVTYVVFLVTVVLLYWVLPQKPRRWLLLLSGLTFYGFWRLEYIPVMLFQTVTDYTLARMIYGTADPRRRKLLLVITLITNLGLLAYFKYSMFALDNAVNLLNLFGLDLHIKPWNILLPLGISFYTFHSLSYTIDVYRGFIKPERDFVIMATFVSFFPQLVAGPILRAREVIPQLEHRPRFQLDSVLIGIRRILFGLFLKVVLADNIAPLVDSGFAQASGTLSALDVWTLAFLFGFQIYFDFSAYSHIAIGSALLMGIRFPENFNFPYMARSPRDFWRRWHISLSSWVRDYVYLPLTGSKLQDTSKGGLALAADAENTRSKTLALFLTWAIMGLWHGANWTFMIWGLYHASLIFLYRLLHNSVGMLDSWRSKIAGWMVTLPLVMLGWIFFRAETLDQAFGMISKVFNPLGYLSLGLRESTYLIAAALLVAIIAAYFVDSLPAPRRTGERIAWVAGESIAITVAVVLVFVYLRPISQFIYFQF from the coding sequence ATGATCTTTAATTCCGTCACGTACGTCGTCTTTCTCGTTACAGTAGTCTTACTCTACTGGGTGCTGCCGCAAAAGCCCCGACGTTGGTTGTTGTTGCTGTCGGGATTGACGTTCTATGGATTCTGGCGTTTGGAATATATCCCCGTAATGCTGTTTCAAACAGTGACGGATTATACGTTGGCACGTATGATTTATGGGACGGCTGACCCGCGAAGGAGGAAGCTGCTACTCGTTATCACCTTGATAACCAATCTTGGATTGTTGGCGTATTTCAAATATAGTATGTTTGCTTTAGATAATGCTGTCAATTTATTGAACTTGTTTGGATTAGACTTGCATATCAAACCTTGGAATATTCTCCTTCCGTTAGGTATAAGTTTTTACACATTTCATTCACTCAGTTACACCATCGATGTGTACAGAGGGTTCATAAAACCCGAGCGTGATTTTGTGATTATGGCGACGTTTGTCAGCTTTTTCCCTCAACTTGTCGCAGGACCCATCCTTCGAGCGAGGGAAGTCATACCACAGTTGGAGCATCGACCGCGATTCCAACTGGATTCAGTGTTAATCGGTATTCGCAGAATACTCTTTGGGCTTTTTCTTAAGGTGGTACTGGCTGACAACATTGCTCCTTTGGTGGATTCGGGGTTTGCTCAGGCATCCGGCACTCTGAGTGCACTGGACGTCTGGACTCTGGCTTTCTTGTTCGGTTTCCAGATATATTTCGATTTCTCAGCCTATTCTCATATTGCTATCGGGTCCGCCCTATTGATGGGAATCCGGTTTCCGGAAAACTTCAACTTTCCCTATATGGCACGATCTCCTCGGGATTTTTGGCGACGATGGCACATATCTCTTTCAAGTTGGGTACGAGACTACGTTTATCTGCCTCTGACCGGTTCGAAACTGCAGGACACCTCGAAAGGCGGCTTGGCTCTGGCGGCTGACGCAGAGAACACAAGGAGTAAGACCCTCGCTCTTTTCCTGACCTGGGCAATCATGGGGCTCTGGCATGGAGCTAATTGGACATTTATGATCTGGGGTCTGTACCACGCTTCACTGATTTTTCTGTATCGTTTGTTACATAATTCTGTTGGAATGCTTGACAGTTGGAGATCCAAGATTGCCGGGTGGATGGTCACATTGCCGCTGGTCATGTTGGGCTGGATTTTCTTCAGAGCTGAAACCCTCGATCAGGCCTTCGGCATGATATCTAAGGTCTTCAATCCTCTGGGATATTTAAGTCTTGGGCTGCGGGAATCTACGTATCTCATTGCCGCTGCACTTCTGGTAGCGATAATTGCTGCATACTTCGTCGATTCCTTGCCGGCACCTCGGCGTACGGGCGAGCGAATAGCGTGGGTCGCAGGCGAGAGTATTGCCATTACGGTGGCTGTAGTTCTCGTTTTTGTATACCTCAGGCCGATCAGCCAATTCATCTATTTCCAGTTTTGA
- a CDS encoding amidohydrolase family protein, with protein sequence MRSKIDELDIFPIPLKTIPADESASPRQSFFQMQVECLAGEFADKYAKMLGLSRREFLSGACGSAVVFMAMNSVFGDCFSVDVAEAADPAKAQDRQKALTGQFIFDIQTHFVSPEFDSTWMLQLRERGKKWNPELQGEKVDMEKIRFENFYREIFEGSDTKMAVLSSAPDDDPKKWFLHNDEMAKARERVNQRAGRKVFLTHALVTPGHPNWLEEIDRAVSEYKPDAWKGYTVGSPFKESKYPWRLDDEKLMYPAYEKMVKSGITNLCIHKGLLPGGYESKMSKTWQYAKVDDLSKAAKDWPQLNFLIYHSALKSGEEPSQQDIQEFEKTGYIPWITELAAMPEKTGVTNVYAELGSVFAITAVSAPKYCAGILGTLIKGLGADHVLWGTDSVWYGSPQWQIEAFRRLEIPEDLQQKFGFTPLGPADGKTKTMIFGETSAKLYKVKV encoded by the coding sequence ATGAGAAGCAAAATTGATGAACTAGATATTTTCCCTATTCCTCTAAAGACAATACCTGCAGACGAATCAGCGAGCCCTCGTCAAAGCTTTTTTCAGATGCAGGTGGAATGCCTTGCCGGCGAATTCGCAGACAAATACGCAAAGATGCTTGGATTGAGCAGACGTGAATTCCTGTCCGGAGCTTGCGGAAGCGCTGTTGTCTTCATGGCCATGAATTCCGTTTTCGGAGATTGCTTCTCGGTGGACGTTGCGGAAGCAGCGGATCCAGCCAAAGCTCAGGACCGACAGAAGGCTTTGACCGGCCAGTTCATCTTCGATATCCAAACACATTTTGTCAGTCCCGAGTTCGACTCAACATGGATGCTGCAACTTAGAGAAAGAGGGAAGAAATGGAATCCGGAGCTACAAGGCGAAAAAGTGGATATGGAGAAAATACGATTTGAAAACTTCTACAGAGAGATCTTCGAAGGCAGCGATACGAAAATGGCTGTCCTGAGTAGCGCTCCGGATGACGATCCCAAGAAATGGTTTCTTCACAATGATGAAATGGCTAAAGCAAGGGAACGGGTGAATCAGCGAGCAGGGCGCAAAGTGTTCCTCACTCACGCGCTTGTTACCCCGGGACATCCCAACTGGTTGGAGGAAATAGATCGCGCCGTTTCAGAATATAAGCCGGATGCCTGGAAGGGCTACACCGTAGGATCTCCGTTCAAGGAATCCAAATATCCCTGGCGACTCGATGATGAAAAGCTCATGTATCCGGCGTACGAGAAAATGGTCAAATCCGGGATAACAAATTTATGTATCCACAAAGGGCTTCTCCCAGGCGGGTACGAATCAAAGATGTCAAAAACCTGGCAATACGCTAAAGTCGATGATCTGAGCAAAGCTGCCAAAGATTGGCCGCAACTGAATTTCCTCATTTATCATTCAGCCCTTAAGTCCGGCGAGGAACCGTCGCAGCAGGATATCCAGGAATTTGAAAAGACAGGCTACATTCCGTGGATAACGGAACTCGCTGCAATGCCGGAAAAGACCGGTGTTACCAACGTATATGCGGAGCTTGGTTCTGTTTTCGCTATTACCGCGGTCAGCGCACCGAAATATTGCGCGGGCATTTTGGGAACTCTGATCAAAGGACTTGGGGCAGATCATGTGCTCTGGGGGACAGACTCCGTCTGGTATGGATCGCCCCAATGGCAGATTGAGGCTTTTCGACGCCTGGAAATACCCGAAGATCTTCAGCAGAAATTCGGCTTTACACCATTGGGACCGGCTGATGGGAAAACGAAGACCATGATTTTCGGTGAAACCTCGGCCAAACTGTACAAGGTCAAAGTGTAA